One region of Salinirubrum litoreum genomic DNA includes:
- a CDS encoding Na+/H+ antiporter subunit E: MSTLVAVVSDRGRLRDTVSYVCREARDATRFESVTVRFLVPAGGGPDGLQRPAARALADRVAALAEREPRGRVTVETQVVTLAGETPAERVDSLIRTLPPETTLVVSMPALAEFTPSAVADGLARAARSSISVERAPVGRRIVRPPVALPRTSRRVVATFGVSLAFYLALGDPTKPFDLATGVASAAVVAALLSRVAFERDPSSASVRRFARAVVFLPSLLVAVVRANLAMAAVVLDPRLPIDPQLVRIPAPEGRLARALLANSITLTPGTLTVEVTDDELVVHTLTAGTRADLLSGDLQRAVTYVMTGERRESESRAGRQPPASHSGHHPPESPADRPQANSAALREGGD; the protein is encoded by the coding sequence GTGAGCACGCTCGTCGCGGTGGTCTCCGACCGGGGGCGACTCCGAGACACGGTGTCGTACGTCTGCAGAGAGGCACGCGACGCGACCCGGTTCGAGTCGGTCACCGTCCGGTTTCTCGTCCCCGCCGGCGGTGGCCCGGACGGCCTCCAGCGACCGGCCGCCCGGGCGCTCGCCGACCGAGTCGCCGCCCTCGCCGAGCGAGAGCCACGCGGTCGGGTCACGGTCGAGACGCAGGTGGTGACGCTCGCGGGGGAGACGCCCGCCGAGCGCGTCGACTCGCTGATCCGGACGCTCCCCCCGGAGACGACGCTCGTCGTCTCGATGCCCGCACTCGCGGAGTTCACCCCGTCGGCGGTCGCCGACGGACTCGCCCGCGCGGCCCGGTCGTCGATCAGCGTCGAGCGTGCGCCGGTCGGTCGTCGGATCGTCCGGCCGCCGGTCGCGCTCCCGCGAACGAGTCGCCGCGTCGTCGCGACGTTCGGCGTCTCGCTGGCGTTCTACCTCGCGCTGGGCGATCCGACGAAACCGTTCGACCTCGCGACCGGCGTGGCGAGTGCGGCGGTCGTCGCGGCACTCCTCTCGCGGGTCGCCTTCGAGCGTGACCCCTCGTCCGCCAGCGTCCGCCGATTCGCCCGGGCGGTCGTCTTCCTCCCGTCCCTGCTGGTCGCCGTCGTCCGTGCCAACCTCGCGATGGCGGCGGTCGTCCTCGACCCGCGACTCCCCATCGACCCCCAGTTGGTCCGGATTCCGGCACCCGAGGGGCGACTCGCCCGCGCACTGCTGGCGAACAGTATCACGCTGACGCCGGGGACGCTGACGGTCGAGGTGACCGACGACGAACTCGTCGTCCACACGCTGACCGCCGGGACTCGTGCCGACCTGCTGTCTGGCGATCTCCAGCGGGCGGTGACGTACGTGATGACCGGCGAGCGCCGGGAGTCCGAGTCGCGCGCCGGACGCCAGCCACCCGCGTCCCACAGCGGGCACCACCCGCCCGAATCGCCCGCCGACCGACCGCAGGCGAACAGTGCCGCGCTCCGCGAGGGAGGTGACTGA
- a CDS encoding monovalent cation/H+ antiporter complex subunit F, which produces MATAPLVADILLAGAAVIVTLGVVLLGRIVLGPTTPDRVVAVNVVGTATVVVIALVAAALDQPGYLDVALVYALLNFLLSVGLAKFSIERGGVL; this is translated from the coding sequence ATGGCGACCGCTCCGCTCGTCGCCGACATCCTCCTCGCGGGAGCGGCCGTCATCGTCACCCTCGGGGTGGTCCTGCTCGGTCGGATCGTCCTCGGGCCGACGACCCCCGACCGGGTCGTCGCGGTCAACGTCGTCGGCACCGCCACGGTCGTCGTCATCGCCCTCGTCGCGGCGGCACTCGACCAACCGGGCTACCTCGACGTGGCGCTGGTGTACGCCCTGCTCAACTTCCTGCTGTCGGTCGGACTAGCGAAGTTCAGCATCGAGCGCGGAGGTGTGCTGTGA
- the mnhG gene encoding monovalent cation/H(+) antiporter subunit G yields the protein MAVPLLSAGLTVDPAGPLQVAGLSAEAVLVALLVAGSAFFSLVAVVGFYRLPDVYSRAHAASKSETLGALLAFSAAGVVFGLGQASLKLALLALFVLVTGPTAAHAVVRSAADAGRTPWTRETGITDGGASTDDAGVAETPTDTGEADR from the coding sequence ATGGCTGTTCCGCTCTTGTCCGCCGGTCTCACGGTCGATCCGGCCGGTCCACTGCAGGTCGCCGGCCTCTCCGCCGAGGCGGTCCTCGTCGCCCTGCTGGTCGCGGGCAGCGCGTTCTTCTCGCTCGTGGCGGTGGTCGGCTTCTACCGCCTCCCGGACGTGTACTCCCGCGCGCACGCCGCCTCGAAGAGCGAGACGCTCGGCGCGTTGCTCGCGTTCTCGGCGGCCGGCGTGGTGTTCGGTCTCGGGCAGGCGAGCCTGAAACTCGCCTTGCTCGCGCTGTTCGTCCTCGTCACCGGGCCGACTGCGGCCCACGCCGTCGTCCGATCTGCCGCCGACGCCGGCCGCACGCCGTGGACCCGAGAGACGGGGATCACCGACGGCGGCGCGTCGACCGACGACGCCGGCGTGGCGGAGACGCCGACCGACACCGGGGAGGCGGACCGATGA
- a CDS encoding DUF4040 domain-containing protein, whose protein sequence is MTLLAESVLIVALLTFVVCVAALTAVVRDVLTAVVVFAAYSLGLAIIWVVFRAPDVGLTEAAVGAGVTTSLFILTISRTVRPSSDRVVVRRRSIKPVSVLVVVGVVAGLLLTVPALPAVGASETPVFGPVTEYYLTDTPERGIDNAVTAVLVVYRGFDTFGEVAVVFAAAVATLAVLGREVVA, encoded by the coding sequence ATGACCCTGCTCGCCGAGTCGGTGCTGATCGTCGCCCTGCTGACGTTCGTCGTCTGCGTCGCGGCGCTGACCGCGGTCGTCCGCGACGTGCTGACCGCGGTCGTCGTCTTCGCGGCCTACAGCCTCGGACTGGCGATCATCTGGGTCGTCTTCCGGGCACCCGACGTGGGCCTCACCGAGGCCGCTGTCGGTGCGGGCGTGACGACCTCGCTGTTCATCCTGACGATCAGCCGGACCGTCCGGCCGTCCAGCGACCGCGTCGTCGTCCGCCGGCGATCCATCAAGCCGGTCTCGGTCCTCGTCGTGGTCGGGGTCGTCGCCGGACTCCTGTTGACCGTGCCGGCACTCCCGGCCGTCGGTGCGAGCGAGACCCCGGTGTTCGGGCCCGTCACGGAGTACTACCTGACGGACACGCCCGAGCGCGGCATCGACAACGCCGTGACCGCCGTGCTGGTCGTCTACCGTGGGTTCGACACCTTCGGCGAGGTCGCGGTCGTGTTCGCGGCCGCCGTCGCCACTCTCGCGGTGCTCGGCCGGGAGGTGGTGGCGTGA
- a CDS encoding MnhB domain-containing protein produces MSHTPFTDSPVVTTTVRLLSPFVLTFGLFTMFHGTTSVGGGFQGGVVAAAMVITVAFALGFAPTANWIDARALGALVASGVVVFGVVALAGLAFGGAFLQLDVLPIPNATVYATEAIEVGIGATVGAVIVVLFVRIGEGNTETTETVSADSARPPHGSDASEEARGE; encoded by the coding sequence GTGAGTCACACGCCCTTCACCGACAGTCCGGTCGTCACGACGACGGTCAGACTGCTCTCCCCGTTCGTGCTCACCTTCGGCCTGTTCACGATGTTCCACGGGACGACCTCGGTCGGCGGCGGCTTCCAGGGCGGCGTCGTCGCCGCGGCGATGGTCATCACGGTCGCGTTCGCACTCGGGTTCGCACCGACCGCGAACTGGATCGACGCCCGGGCTCTCGGCGCACTCGTCGCCAGCGGCGTCGTCGTCTTCGGCGTCGTCGCGCTGGCAGGACTCGCGTTCGGCGGCGCGTTCCTCCAACTCGACGTGCTACCGATCCCGAACGCGACCGTCTACGCGACCGAGGCAATCGAGGTCGGCATCGGCGCGACCGTCGGAGCCGTCATCGTCGTCCTGTTCGTCCGGATCGGCGAGGGGAACACCGAGACGACCGAGACCGTCTCGGCCGACTCCGCGAGACCGCCCCACGGCTCCGACGCCAGCGAGGAGGCCCGCGGTGAGTAG
- a CDS encoding cation:proton antiporter subunit C, which produces MSSLPFGVDLWAAHVAYVLLVGIGLFVLINDDDLVKKVIGLNIFQTGVFLFFVTSAYRVGAQPPLVTGEGPFASPLPQVLILTAIVVGVAVTAVALALIVRIYGEYGTLREDVIRQLREEGR; this is translated from the coding sequence GTGAGTAGCCTCCCGTTCGGCGTCGACCTCTGGGCGGCCCACGTCGCGTACGTCCTGCTCGTCGGCATCGGCCTGTTCGTGCTGATCAACGACGACGACCTCGTGAAGAAGGTGATCGGCCTGAACATCTTCCAGACGGGCGTGTTCCTCTTCTTCGTCACCAGTGCCTACCGCGTCGGGGCACAGCCACCGCTGGTGACCGGCGAGGGACCGTTCGCCAGTCCGCTCCCGCAGGTGTTGATCCTGACGGCCATCGTCGTCGGCGTCGCGGTCACGGCGGTCGCACTGGCGCTGATCGTCCGCATCTACGGCGAGTACGGCACGCTCCGCGAGGACGTGATCCGACAGCTCCGGGAGGAGGGACGGTGA
- a CDS encoding proton-conducting transporter membrane subunit encodes MSVLLALLVAVPLLAAVLPLFLAPWNRRVARGVVLAALLAQIALAGGLAWRVLTGGATTYVIGAIPASFGIGLAGDRLTAVLVVLVALAGLGAYLVGGIDRGPAGSLWLLLVAGLTGVVVTADVFNLYVFLEISGLAAYALVASARDVDAAVAAFTYLLVGTVGATLYLLGVGYVFVATGTLAMADIAVALPTVGYDSTLVIAGFVLMAVGLSVKLALFPLHSWKPAAYASAPPAVAAMLAALGSTVAGYALLRLTYGVFGVAFLGAVPTVQVLLVVGGLVSVVAGGVLALRATDVRRLLAYSSVSQFGLFAVGLALATPLAVAGALVTLVGHAVAKGGLFVAAGALARAGDLRTLDDYAGLGRRAPVVAGAIALLGTSLVGLPPTVGFAGKYLLALGGLEQGSALGLLSAGIVVLSTLLSLAYVGRLVERLYLGSPPGATPTESESATDRREGADAATDGGVSPSADGGVSDTDADASQAGGDDGVDPISPATPALVVLVVAAVLVLALGLGSSALTDWLAPVVEGWL; translated from the coding sequence GTGAGCGTCCTGCTCGCCCTGCTGGTCGCGGTCCCCCTGCTGGCCGCAGTCCTCCCGCTGTTCCTCGCGCCGTGGAACCGCCGGGTCGCTCGTGGGGTCGTCCTCGCCGCACTCCTCGCACAGATCGCACTCGCGGGTGGGCTCGCGTGGCGGGTCCTCACGGGCGGCGCGACGACCTACGTGATCGGGGCCATCCCGGCGTCGTTCGGCATCGGGCTGGCGGGTGATCGGCTGACAGCCGTACTCGTGGTCCTCGTCGCGCTGGCCGGCCTCGGCGCGTACCTCGTCGGCGGCATCGACCGGGGGCCGGCCGGGAGTCTCTGGCTCCTGCTGGTAGCCGGGTTGACCGGCGTGGTCGTCACGGCCGACGTGTTCAACCTCTACGTCTTCCTCGAGATCTCGGGGCTGGCGGCCTACGCGCTCGTCGCGTCGGCGCGGGACGTGGACGCGGCGGTCGCCGCCTTCACCTACCTGCTGGTCGGCACCGTCGGCGCGACGCTGTACCTGCTCGGCGTCGGCTACGTCTTCGTGGCCACCGGGACGCTGGCGATGGCCGACATCGCCGTCGCCCTCCCGACTGTCGGCTACGACTCGACGCTCGTGATCGCCGGCTTCGTGCTGATGGCGGTGGGGCTGTCGGTGAAGCTGGCGCTGTTCCCGCTCCACTCGTGGAAGCCGGCGGCGTACGCCAGCGCGCCCCCCGCCGTGGCCGCGATGCTCGCGGCGCTCGGCTCGACGGTCGCGGGCTACGCGCTGCTCCGCCTGACCTACGGCGTCTTCGGTGTCGCGTTCCTCGGTGCGGTGCCCACGGTGCAGGTCCTGCTCGTGGTCGGCGGTCTCGTCAGCGTCGTCGCCGGCGGGGTGCTCGCGCTCCGGGCGACCGACGTCCGTCGACTGCTCGCCTACTCGTCTGTCTCGCAGTTCGGCCTGTTCGCGGTCGGGTTGGCGCTCGCAACGCCGCTCGCGGTCGCCGGGGCGCTCGTCACTCTCGTCGGTCACGCGGTGGCGAAGGGCGGTCTGTTCGTCGCGGCCGGTGCGCTGGCCCGCGCTGGCGACCTCCGGACCCTCGACGACTACGCCGGCCTCGGGCGGCGTGCCCCGGTCGTCGCCGGCGCGATTGCACTACTCGGGACGAGCCTCGTCGGTCTCCCGCCGACGGTCGGCTTCGCCGGGAAGTACCTGCTCGCGCTCGGCGGCCTCGAACAGGGGTCGGCGCTCGGCCTGCTGTCGGCCGGGATCGTGGTCCTCAGTACCCTGCTGTCGCTGGCCTACGTTGGCCGCCTCGTGGAGCGTCTCTACCTCGGCAGTCCGCCGGGTGCCACGCCAACCGAAAGCGAGTCGGCGACCGACCGCAGGGAGGGAGCCGACGCGGCCACCGACGGCGGCGTCTCTCCGTCGGCCGACGGCGGTGTCTCCGACACCGACGCGGACGCGTCGCAGGCCGGCGGTGACGACGGCGTCGACCCGATCAGCCCGGCGACCCCGGCGCTGGTCGTCCTCGTCGTCGCCGCCGTCCTCGTGCTGGCACTCGGCCTCGGGTCGTCGGCACTGACCGACTGGCTCGCACCGGTCGTGGAGGGGTGGCTGTGA
- a CDS encoding proton-conducting transporter membrane subunit, translated as MAVTDSLLPVLAVLLPALAVPLIYATGSRPNLRETWTMLAALGTFAVVAVMVRSGETLVTPLGSFAGFELGLRADSAGLLFALLASTLWIATSLYSVGYMRGLDEHDQTRYFAAFAASIAATMGVALSADLLTLFVFYELLTLATYPLVAHAGDEEARSAGRQYLGYTLGGGVLALGGILLVQVAASSVAFVPGGIGALAVADPTLGRVAFALLVAGFGVKAAVIPFHTWLPTAMVAPTPVSGLLHAVAVVKSGAFAVTRSVLYVFGPETAEALGTALPLAIFAAATMILAGVVGLRQDNLKRGLAFSTISQLSYIVLGVALLTPVAAFGALLHVVAHAFMKITLFFAAGLIYVETGEKYVSDLAGVGRRLPLTMAAFAVAAAGLIGFPLVAGFVSKFHLLVGAAESASPVFVGAFLVAGLLKLLYFWPIVYVAFFGGDGGPASRHAFAPPHAGGHAANDAAPTTHGSTDGGVDNAGGGLAGDASAFAPTTHRWGLEASPFVLGPILFTVGVAVLLGLLPTAFPFWDLAQAAVTEVFG; from the coding sequence GTGGCTGTGACCGACTCACTGCTTCCCGTGCTCGCCGTGCTCCTCCCGGCACTGGCGGTCCCGCTGATCTACGCCACCGGCTCTCGACCGAACCTCCGGGAGACGTGGACCATGCTGGCGGCGCTCGGGACCTTCGCGGTCGTCGCGGTCATGGTCCGGTCGGGCGAGACGCTCGTCACGCCGCTCGGCTCGTTCGCCGGCTTCGAACTCGGGTTGCGAGCCGACTCGGCGGGCCTGCTCTTCGCCCTGCTGGCGTCCACGTTGTGGATCGCGACCAGTCTCTACAGCGTCGGCTACATGCGCGGACTGGACGAACACGACCAGACGCGCTACTTCGCCGCCTTCGCGGCCAGCATCGCCGCGACGATGGGCGTCGCGCTGTCGGCGGACCTGCTGACGCTGTTCGTCTTCTACGAACTGCTGACGCTGGCGACCTACCCGCTGGTCGCGCACGCCGGCGACGAGGAGGCCCGCAGCGCGGGGCGGCAGTATCTCGGCTACACCCTCGGCGGCGGCGTCCTCGCGCTTGGTGGCATCCTGCTGGTGCAGGTCGCGGCGTCGTCGGTGGCGTTCGTCCCCGGCGGCATCGGGGCGCTGGCGGTCGCGGACCCGACGCTCGGCCGCGTGGCCTTCGCCCTGCTGGTCGCCGGCTTCGGCGTGAAGGCGGCGGTGATCCCGTTCCACACGTGGCTCCCGACCGCGATGGTCGCCCCGACGCCCGTCTCCGGCCTGCTCCACGCGGTCGCGGTCGTCAAGAGCGGTGCCTTCGCCGTCACCCGGAGCGTCCTGTACGTCTTCGGCCCGGAGACCGCCGAGGCGCTCGGGACGGCGCTCCCGCTTGCGATCTTCGCGGCGGCCACGATGATCCTCGCGGGCGTCGTCGGCCTCCGACAGGACAACCTCAAGCGCGGACTGGCCTTCTCGACGATCAGCCAGTTGTCGTACATCGTGCTCGGCGTCGCCCTGTTGACGCCGGTCGCGGCGTTCGGGGCGCTCTTGCACGTCGTCGCGCACGCATTCATGAAGATCACCCTGTTCTTCGCGGCGGGGCTGATCTACGTCGAGACGGGCGAGAAGTACGTCTCGGACCTCGCGGGCGTCGGTCGCCGACTGCCCCTGACGATGGCCGCCTTCGCCGTCGCCGCCGCCGGCCTGATCGGCTTCCCACTGGTCGCCGGCTTCGTCAGCAAGTTCCACCTGCTGGTCGGCGCGGCCGAGAGCGCGAGTCCCGTCTTCGTCGGCGCGTTCCTCGTCGCGGGGCTGCTGAAGTTGCTGTACTTCTGGCCCATCGTCTACGTGGCGTTCTTCGGCGGCGACGGCGGCCCGGCGAGTCGCCACGCCTTCGCGCCGCCACACGCTGGCGGGCACGCGGCTAACGACGCCGCGCCGACCACACACGGATCGACCGACGGCGGCGTCGACAACGCCGGCGGCGGACTCGCCGGTGACGCCTCCGCCTTCGCACCGACGACTCACCGCTGGGGCCTCGAAGCGTCGCCGTTCGTTCTCGGACCGATCCTGTTCACGGTCGGCGTGGCGGTCCTGCTGGGCCTCCTGCCGACGGCGTTCCCGTTCTGGGACCTCGCGCAGGCGGCCGTGACGGAGGTGTTCGGATGA
- a CDS encoding proton-conducting transporter membrane subunit: protein MSDLLLAVLVTDLLVAVPPWVAFLLAALVAAVAPRRVGAAVGVLATALTVPWLLLAPNGTALVVAPFGFEQTLFRVDDLTRPVGAVFGFVAAVAVAYAYATEADRRTVAYALAYMGASVVAVLAGDWLTLLVAWELMAVTATVLVWHHGGDAVRPAFRYAVYHLFGGMALVAAVVLHYAAVGTFTYTGGFTDGLPTLLALFGIGVNLGVVGLHYWIPDTYTRPHVAASLVLASFTTKVAVYLLVRVIPDGNLVVAWLGGAMVLYAVTQAILQTDARRLLSYHIVSQVGYMVAAVGVGIASGTAGAVAHLVANVLYKGLLFVIAGVLLYRVGTESLKKLGGLGRRMPVTFGAFLIAALAITGTPGFSGFVSKGLVTKAVETTGPDLLWWVLVVGGVGTVISFAKFGYYAFVRPAPDDAALTVRPAPWSLTAVLVVMAVPSVVFGLAPGLLLDAMPGDPTGFAPYATSELAKAGATLAVGVLAFVVLRGPLSRLPTWDVHRVLHPAGSALATRTGDATIAVGDRADRLLTAAFGLAGRLVRVAGSPRLGSGPDVAAGRLGRALVIVAGVLALALLVSQLPIA from the coding sequence ATGAGCGATCTCCTGCTCGCGGTCCTGGTGACCGACCTCCTCGTCGCGGTCCCGCCGTGGGTCGCGTTCCTGCTCGCGGCGCTGGTCGCGGCGGTCGCACCACGACGCGTCGGGGCGGCGGTCGGCGTCCTCGCCACCGCGCTCACGGTCCCGTGGCTGTTGCTCGCACCGAACGGGACGGCGCTCGTCGTCGCACCCTTCGGCTTCGAGCAGACGCTGTTCCGGGTGGACGACCTCACTCGACCGGTCGGCGCGGTGTTCGGCTTCGTCGCGGCGGTCGCCGTCGCGTACGCCTACGCGACCGAGGCCGACCGACGGACGGTCGCCTACGCGCTGGCGTACATGGGTGCCTCGGTCGTGGCGGTCCTGGCCGGCGACTGGCTGACGCTCCTCGTCGCGTGGGAACTGATGGCCGTCACCGCGACCGTGCTTGTCTGGCACCACGGCGGCGATGCGGTCCGGCCGGCGTTCCGGTACGCGGTCTACCACCTTTTCGGCGGGATGGCGCTCGTCGCGGCGGTCGTGCTCCACTACGCCGCGGTCGGCACCTTCACGTACACCGGCGGGTTCACCGACGGGCTTCCGACCCTGCTCGCGCTGTTCGGGATCGGTGTCAACCTCGGCGTCGTCGGTCTCCACTACTGGATCCCCGACACCTACACGCGACCACACGTCGCGGCGAGTCTCGTCCTCGCCAGCTTCACGACGAAGGTCGCGGTGTACCTGCTCGTCCGGGTGATCCCCGACGGGAACCTGGTCGTCGCGTGGCTGGGCGGCGCGATGGTGTTGTACGCCGTCACGCAGGCGATCCTCCAGACGGACGCCCGGCGACTCCTGTCGTACCACATCGTCTCGCAGGTGGGGTACATGGTCGCCGCCGTCGGCGTCGGTATCGCCTCGGGCACCGCCGGCGCGGTCGCTCACCTCGTGGCGAACGTCCTCTACAAGGGCCTGCTGTTCGTGATCGCCGGCGTACTGCTGTACCGGGTCGGCACCGAGTCGCTCAAGAAGCTCGGCGGGCTCGGCCGCCGGATGCCGGTCACCTTCGGCGCGTTCCTGATCGCCGCGCTGGCGATCACGGGCACCCCCGGCTTCTCCGGGTTCGTCAGCAAGGGACTCGTCACGAAGGCGGTCGAGACGACCGGCCCCGACCTGCTGTGGTGGGTCTTGGTCGTCGGCGGCGTCGGGACCGTGATCTCGTTCGCCAAGTTCGGCTACTACGCCTTCGTCCGGCCGGCACCCGACGACGCGGCGCTCACGGTCCGGCCCGCGCCGTGGTCGCTGACCGCGGTGCTCGTCGTGATGGCGGTTCCCAGTGTCGTCTTCGGCCTCGCGCCGGGCCTGTTGCTCGACGCGATGCCCGGCGACCCGACCGGCTTCGCCCCCTACGCGACGAGCGAACTCGCGAAGGCCGGCGCGACCCTCGCAGTCGGCGTCCTCGCGTTCGTCGTCCTGCGCGGTCCGCTGTCCCGCCTCCCGACGTGGGACGTCCACCGCGTGCTCCACCCCGCCGGGTCGGCGCTCGCGACGCGGACCGGCGACGCGACCATCGCGGTCGGTGACCGGGCCGACCGACTCCTGACAGCCGCGTTCGGACTGGCCGGTCGGCTGGTCCGAGTCGCCGGCTCGCCTCGACTCGGGTCCGGTCCCGACGTGGCCGCCGGGCGGCTCGGCCGAGCACTGGTGATCGTCGCCGGCGTCCTCGCGCTCGCCCTCCTCGTCTCACAACTCCCGATCGCGTGA
- a CDS encoding transcription initiation factor IIB yields MSQARTAEATRTCPECDGRLNSAGDETCCASCGLVVSEDRIDRGPEWHSFADDDTNPERTGAPLTRSRHDRGLSTEIGRSTKLKGRKRRQFARLRRQHNRARIPTKQDRNQVYSFTEIKRLVGALSLPERVQDHACSLFRSAQNEDLLRGRSLEGFAAATVYAACRVASVSRTMDEVAGNSRGTAAELKAAYDALNRELGLPVGPIDPAEYLPRYASKLDLSTRVERRAREFVSEAEERGLTSGRNPSGVAAACLYTAAKTVDSCGGVTQAEAAGVADVTPVTLRGTYHDLRE; encoded by the coding sequence ATGAGTCAGGCACGCACCGCAGAGGCGACGCGGACCTGCCCCGAGTGCGACGGACGACTGAACAGCGCGGGCGACGAGACCTGCTGTGCGAGTTGCGGCCTCGTGGTCTCCGAGGACCGCATCGACCGTGGTCCCGAGTGGCACTCCTTCGCGGACGACGACACCAACCCCGAACGCACCGGCGCGCCGCTCACCCGGTCTCGACACGACCGAGGGCTCTCCACCGAGATCGGTCGCTCGACGAAGCTGAAGGGTCGGAAGCGCCGGCAGTTCGCCCGCCTGCGCAGACAACACAACCGGGCGAGGATTCCGACCAAACAAGATCGAAATCAGGTCTACTCCTTCACCGAGATCAAGCGACTGGTCGGCGCGCTCTCGCTCCCGGAGCGCGTGCAGGATCACGCCTGTTCGCTGTTCCGGTCGGCCCAGAACGAGGACCTCCTGCGCGGGCGCTCGCTGGAGGGCTTCGCCGCCGCGACGGTCTACGCCGCCTGTCGGGTCGCGTCGGTCTCCCGGACGATGGACGAGGTGGCCGGGAACTCACGTGGGACCGCCGCGGAACTGAAGGCCGCCTACGACGCGCTGAACCGCGAACTCGGCCTGCCGGTCGGTCCCATCGATCCGGCCGAGTACCTCCCGCGGTACGCCTCGAAACTGGACCTCTCGACGCGCGTAGAGCGCCGGGCGCGCGAGTTCGTCTCGGAGGCCGAGGAGCGCGGGCTGACCTCGGGTCGGAATCCGAGTGGCGTGGCGGCGGCGTGTCTCTACACGGCCGCGAAGACGGTCGACTCGTGTGGCGGCGTGACGCAGGCCGAGGCGGCCGGTGTCGCGGACGTGACGCCCGTGACGCTTCGCGGGACGTATCACGACCTGCGCGAGTGA